In one window of Musa acuminata AAA Group cultivar baxijiao chromosome BXJ3-2, Cavendish_Baxijiao_AAA, whole genome shotgun sequence DNA:
- the LOC103973053 gene encoding probable inactive receptor kinase At1g27190, translated as MLKMKFTLICLLMLLAMMAHSGIRGGAAEDDVRCLTGVKTSLDRGHTLGWNFSNATVGFVCSFVGVSCWNLQENRVLALNLKSMSLAGSVPSDLQYCSAANVLDLSSNTISGPIPNELCSWLPYLVTLDLSNNQFTGGIPPTLSNCRFLNTLVLAGNQLQGAIPATLSQLNRLTHLDLSSNQLDGPIPPPLGDKFDAKSFDGNDGLCGQPVSSHCGRSHTRTNLIIIVAAGVFGAAASLTLAYVVWRCWSPSGKRAAAGRRGEDGGWWAERLRSAHNRLVPVSLFQKPIVKVKLADLMTATADFHPNNIIVAGSQRTGTSYKAVLPDGSALTVKRLQSRPLPEKQFRAEMGRIGPLRHPNLAPLLGFCIVEDERLLVYKHMPNGTLFSALESVDDALDWPARVRIGIGAARGLAWLHHGFQIPFLHQNLCSKAILLDEDNEARITEFGLTRLVRTAAGDGDNSSPFLNGDFGEFGYTAPEYDTNSDPTTKGDVYAFGIVLLELVTGQKATEITTDVAGEVFKGSLVDWVNQLSAAGKTHEAIDRSLRGKGNDDEIIQVLKIASGCVVAQLKERPSMYKVFQALKIIGERYNISEQFDEFPLVYGKDELDSQ; from the coding sequence ATGCTCAAGATGAAGTTCACCTTGATTTGTTTGCTGATGCTATTGGCTATGATGGCGCACAGCGGCATAAGGGGCGGCGCGGCGGAGGACGATGTGCGGTGCCTCACCGGTGTTAAGACGTCCCTCGACCGCGGCCACACCCTGGGTTGGAACTTCTCCAACGCGACCGTGGGCTTCGTGTGCAGCTTCGTGGGCGTCTCCTGCTGGAACCTGCAGGAGAACCGCGTGCTGGCGCTCAACCTCAAGTCCATGTCTCTCGCCGGCTCCGTCCCCTCCGACCTCCAGTACTGCAGCGCCGCCAACGTCCTCGACCTCTCCTCCAACACCATCTCCGGCCCCATCCCCAACGAGCTCTGTTCCTGGCTCCCCTATCTCGTCACCCTCGACCTCTCCAACAACCAGTTCACCGGCGGCATCCCTCCCACCCTCTCCAACTGCAGGTTCCTCAACACCCTCGTGCTCGCCGGAAACCAGCTCCAGGGCGCCATTCCTGCCACCCTCTCCCAGCTCAACCGCCTCACCCACCTCGATCTCTCCAGCAACCAGCTAGACGGCCCCATCCCCCCACCGCTTGGCGACAAGTTCGACGCCAAATCCTTCGACGGCAACGACGGCCTTTGCGGCCAACCCGTCTCTTCCCACTGCGGCCGGTCGCACACCCGGACCaacctcatcatcatcgtcgccGCCGGCGTCTTCGGTGCCGCCGCCTCGCTCACCCTCGCCTACGTGGTGTGGCGGTGCTGGTCTCCGTCCGGAAAGCGGGCGGCCGCTGGACGCCGGGGGGAGGACGGGGGGTGGTGGGCCGAGCGGCTCCGGTCGGCGCACAACCGGCTCGTTCCGGTCTCGCTGTTCCAGAAGCCAATCGTGAAGGTCAAGCTGGCGGATCTGATGACGGCCACCGCAGATTTCCACCCCAACAACATCATCGTCGCCGGGAGCCAGCGGACAGGAACCTCATACAAGGCTGTTCTTCCGGACGGATCGGCGCTCACCGTGAAGCGCCTCCAATCCCGCCCGCTACCCGAGAAGCAGTTCCGTGCGGAGATGGGGCGGATCGGACCGCTCCGCCACCCCAACCTGGCTCCTCTCCTGGGCTTCTGTATCGTCGAGGACGAGCGACTTCTCGTTTACAAACACATGCCCAACGGCACGCTCTTCTCGGCTCTCGAGTCGGTGGATGATGCACTCGACTGGCCAGCGAGGGTCAGGATCGGGATCGGCGCTGCCCGAGGTCTCGCCTGGCTGCACCATGGTTTCCAGATCCCCTTCCTCCACCAGAACTTATGCTCAAAGGCCATCCTCCTGGATGAGGATAACGAGGCAAGGATCACCGAATTCGGGTTGACAAGGCTCGTGAGAACAGCAGCCGGAGACGGAGACAATTCAAGCCCGTTCTTGAATGGAGATTTTGGGGAGTTTGGCTATACTGCCCCAGAGTATGATACTAATTCAGATCCGACAACCAAGGGGGATGTGTATGCATTTGGGATTGTCCTGTTGGAGCTTGTCACAGGGCAGAAGGCAACTGAGATAACCACTGATGTTGCAGGTGAAGTGTTTAAGGGAAGTTTGGTGGATTGGGTGAATCAGCTTTCTGCTGCTGGTAAAACTCATGAGGCTATTGATAGATCCCTTAGGGGAAAGGGCAATGATGATGAGATTATTCAGGTACTGAAGATTGCTTCTGGTTGTGTGGTTGCCCAACTGAAGGAGAGGCCTTCTATGTATAAGGTTTTCCAAGCTTTGAAAATCATTGGAGAACGATACAATATCTCGGAGCAGTTTGATGAATTCCCCTTGGTCTATGGAAAGGACGAGTTGGACTCTCAGTGA
- the LOC135586075 gene encoding uncharacterized protein LOC135586075 isoform X2 → MGAVTMVMLCETACATGHHHSLPSRGLLDRKCGRSCSPARELFPANRQIGFGLQFKAFASSRKSEKKLTNDRKISKTTQRKELLSKDFMDMSDEATSGNDTDFSNRIELANNNLGADGSTSYPTRGQVLQACIITSGLLLALGATIRQAAHVASVEGWAVLDSSEVSFGFEMWHLELILGLVLLISSSRYLLLKTWPDFSQSSEAANQQILSSLEPLDYILVAFLPGISEELLFRGALMPLFGLNWRSALAVAAIFGVLHLGSGRRYSFAIWATFVGFAYGAATLISSSIIVPMASHSLNNLVGGLLWRLTSINPKERDK, encoded by the exons ATGGGCGCTGTTACCATGGTGATGCTATGTGAGACGGCTTGTGCGACTGGCCATCATCACTCTCTCCCCTCGCGAG GTCTGCTAGATAGGAAGTGTGGACGTAGTTGCTCTCCGGCAAGAGAACTTTTTCCTGCTAATCGACAGATT GGTTTTGGGCTGCAGTTTAAAGCCTTTGCATCatcaaggaaatctgagaagaaaCTGACAAATGATAGGAAAATTTCCAAGACTACGCAAAGAAAAGAACTTCTTTCGAAAGACTTTATGGACATGTCAGATGAAGCTACTTCAGGCAATGATACCGATTTTAGTAATCGCATTGAATTGGCAAACAATAATTTAGGTGCCGATGGCTCAACTTCATATCCCACCAGAGGTCAAGTGCTTCAAGCCTGCATTATAACATCTGGCTTGTTGCTTGCTCTGGGTGCAACAATTCGACAG GCAGCCCATGTTGCATCTGTGGAAGGATGGGCAGTACTTGACTCCTCTGAAGTATCAT TTGGTTTTGAGATGTGGCATCTTGAATTGATATTGGGACTTGTTCTCTTGATATCATCTAGCCGGTACCTATTATTGAAGACATGGCCAGACTTTTCACAATCAAGTGAAGCTGCCAACCAACAG ATACTCAGTTCGCTCGAGCCTTTGGATTACATTCTAGTGGCATTTTTACCTGGAATTAGTGAG GAGTTGCTTTTCCGCGGGGCATTAATGCCGCTGTTTGGACTCAACTGGAGAAGTGCTTTGGCAGTAGCAGCCATTTTTGGAGTTCTTCATCTAGGTAGCGGCCGAAGATATTCTTTCGCAATCTG GGCAACATTTGTTGGCTTTGCTTATGGTGCGGCAACGCTCATCTCCTCCAGCATCATTGTTCCGATGGCCTCACATTCCTTGAACAATCTTGTGGGTGGCCTTCTATGGCGTCTCACATCTATCAACCCAAAGGAGCGAGACAAGTAA
- the LOC135586075 gene encoding uncharacterized protein LOC135586075 isoform X1 has protein sequence MGAVTMVMLCETACATGHHHSLPSRENNWPGLLDRKCGRSCSPARELFPANRQIGFGLQFKAFASSRKSEKKLTNDRKISKTTQRKELLSKDFMDMSDEATSGNDTDFSNRIELANNNLGADGSTSYPTRGQVLQACIITSGLLLALGATIRQAAHVASVEGWAVLDSSEVSFGFEMWHLELILGLVLLISSSRYLLLKTWPDFSQSSEAANQQILSSLEPLDYILVAFLPGISEELLFRGALMPLFGLNWRSALAVAAIFGVLHLGSGRRYSFAIWATFVGFAYGAATLISSSIIVPMASHSLNNLVGGLLWRLTSINPKERDK, from the exons ATGGGCGCTGTTACCATGGTGATGCTATGTGAGACGGCTTGTGCGACTGGCCATCATCACTCTCTCCCCTCGCGAG AGAATAATTGGCCAGGTCTGCTAGATAGGAAGTGTGGACGTAGTTGCTCTCCGGCAAGAGAACTTTTTCCTGCTAATCGACAGATT GGTTTTGGGCTGCAGTTTAAAGCCTTTGCATCatcaaggaaatctgagaagaaaCTGACAAATGATAGGAAAATTTCCAAGACTACGCAAAGAAAAGAACTTCTTTCGAAAGACTTTATGGACATGTCAGATGAAGCTACTTCAGGCAATGATACCGATTTTAGTAATCGCATTGAATTGGCAAACAATAATTTAGGTGCCGATGGCTCAACTTCATATCCCACCAGAGGTCAAGTGCTTCAAGCCTGCATTATAACATCTGGCTTGTTGCTTGCTCTGGGTGCAACAATTCGACAG GCAGCCCATGTTGCATCTGTGGAAGGATGGGCAGTACTTGACTCCTCTGAAGTATCAT TTGGTTTTGAGATGTGGCATCTTGAATTGATATTGGGACTTGTTCTCTTGATATCATCTAGCCGGTACCTATTATTGAAGACATGGCCAGACTTTTCACAATCAAGTGAAGCTGCCAACCAACAG ATACTCAGTTCGCTCGAGCCTTTGGATTACATTCTAGTGGCATTTTTACCTGGAATTAGTGAG GAGTTGCTTTTCCGCGGGGCATTAATGCCGCTGTTTGGACTCAACTGGAGAAGTGCTTTGGCAGTAGCAGCCATTTTTGGAGTTCTTCATCTAGGTAGCGGCCGAAGATATTCTTTCGCAATCTG GGCAACATTTGTTGGCTTTGCTTATGGTGCGGCAACGCTCATCTCCTCCAGCATCATTGTTCCGATGGCCTCACATTCCTTGAACAATCTTGTGGGTGGCCTTCTATGGCGTCTCACATCTATCAACCCAAAGGAGCGAGACAAGTAA
- the LOC135586075 gene encoding uncharacterized protein LOC135586075 isoform X3 → MAENNWPGLLDRKCGRSCSPARELFPANRQIGFGLQFKAFASSRKSEKKLTNDRKISKTTQRKELLSKDFMDMSDEATSGNDTDFSNRIELANNNLGADGSTSYPTRGQVLQACIITSGLLLALGATIRQAAHVASVEGWAVLDSSEVSFGFEMWHLELILGLVLLISSSRYLLLKTWPDFSQSSEAANQQILSSLEPLDYILVAFLPGISEELLFRGALMPLFGLNWRSALAVAAIFGVLHLGSGRRYSFAIWATFVGFAYGAATLISSSIIVPMASHSLNNLVGGLLWRLTSINPKERDK, encoded by the exons atggcaGAGAATAATTGGCCAGGTCTGCTAGATAGGAAGTGTGGACGTAGTTGCTCTCCGGCAAGAGAACTTTTTCCTGCTAATCGACAGATT GGTTTTGGGCTGCAGTTTAAAGCCTTTGCATCatcaaggaaatctgagaagaaaCTGACAAATGATAGGAAAATTTCCAAGACTACGCAAAGAAAAGAACTTCTTTCGAAAGACTTTATGGACATGTCAGATGAAGCTACTTCAGGCAATGATACCGATTTTAGTAATCGCATTGAATTGGCAAACAATAATTTAGGTGCCGATGGCTCAACTTCATATCCCACCAGAGGTCAAGTGCTTCAAGCCTGCATTATAACATCTGGCTTGTTGCTTGCTCTGGGTGCAACAATTCGACAG GCAGCCCATGTTGCATCTGTGGAAGGATGGGCAGTACTTGACTCCTCTGAAGTATCAT TTGGTTTTGAGATGTGGCATCTTGAATTGATATTGGGACTTGTTCTCTTGATATCATCTAGCCGGTACCTATTATTGAAGACATGGCCAGACTTTTCACAATCAAGTGAAGCTGCCAACCAACAG ATACTCAGTTCGCTCGAGCCTTTGGATTACATTCTAGTGGCATTTTTACCTGGAATTAGTGAG GAGTTGCTTTTCCGCGGGGCATTAATGCCGCTGTTTGGACTCAACTGGAGAAGTGCTTTGGCAGTAGCAGCCATTTTTGGAGTTCTTCATCTAGGTAGCGGCCGAAGATATTCTTTCGCAATCTG GGCAACATTTGTTGGCTTTGCTTATGGTGCGGCAACGCTCATCTCCTCCAGCATCATTGTTCCGATGGCCTCACATTCCTTGAACAATCTTGTGGGTGGCCTTCTATGGCGTCTCACATCTATCAACCCAAAGGAGCGAGACAAGTAA